TGAGAAATCCTAGGGTGGGGGTAAGTCCACCCTCTGAGAGAGCTGAGCAGAGCTCAATGCGCTCAGCTCCTCCCTTCACAGCAGCCACAGCAGATTCCACTGAATCCACACATACTTCCAGTAGGTTTACATTCATCCTGGAAAAGTGATGTGTAAGAATTAGTATATCTAATGCAAGAGTTCTTCTATGAAGATGTCTTACATTTATTCACTAAGCAAACTGGCAAAAAACTAGTGATACTATTTATCTGTTAAATCAACTGATCACTATAATATATAATGATGGCAAGACCACGATTGCACACTTCTCTGTAAAGTGCCACTCTGTTACCAAAATGCTTGGAGctaacttaactaaatctaacctaaccacaccTGACCTGTGCTCTGCTGTCAAAAtacaataaacataaataaatccCCCCAGAccatattataataattattatctcACAAATGAGTGATGTGGGATGGTGAAGCAATACGTCAGTGTTGTATGAGCACTGAGGTGTCCTTTGCAGTGAAACAGGTGTACTTCAGGAATAAAATTTATTATAATCTAACCAGACTTAACATCACCTGGGTATTactctagtgtttgcccatactcacccctcgcaaccaaaattggctaggggggcactgagacttcggggaatgcggtgtaAAACTAAATAAATACCTGTATTGACGAGATCCCCAGCAGGATGGATACGCCTTTTAACAGGGTTGAAGGACTTGTTTTTAGCTTAGAAGCTGTAAAATGATGGTTCTCTTATAAGATAATGTTGCTCTGGAAGTCTTCCGGGAGTGTGCAGGATAAGGTTTGGTTGGGGGCACAGCGGAGGGCGGTGTCACGAGAGGCAGCCAGCCAGTACCAATGTTATGGTAGACTTCGCTTGGCCAGTACGTCGACAGATTCCTTTGTTAGGCACTTTTACTTGCCTCCAGGCTAATatttaagcctcctcctcctcattcatatgTGCAGGATTTATATTTGTTCAGTATATAAGGAATTATATGGCAACAGGTGATCAGCCTCGCCAACGGACCAATGTAAACAAAACATCGAGACACATTGTTCGCCCAAACTCACGCCAATAAAGAAATATTACGCCACATATACAACAGGAAAGCGAAGTAAATATACTATACTGCTAAATAAGAAAAAGGACCAGCAAAAATATAAAATAGGAGCTGCCTTTGCAAGAGCTCCGGGCCCAGACCAAGCACGGCCTGCCACTCCAGCTGACCGCTAAACAACACACGTGGAGAGGAACAGCAAGCAAGGAAGGTGTAACAGCCCTCTAAAACACTgagaaagagcaagaacaagaacaagagaaggaaggagggagacaggaaacTAAAAGCTGTACAGGAACTGacggaagataaaaagaaaccaCAATAGTGAACCACATGAGAACACTTGGTTGAAAGCTGGAGGCAAAGAGAGAAATAATTAAAGAATACTAAGGAAGAAAGGCTAAGGAGACGAACCTGAGAAGTAACACAAAGCCTCTCAGTTCTAAAGCAAATAAAGCTCCTCTTGCAGTATGTCAGAGGGGGCACGGAGAGGTAAacccaagaagaaagaaaacttcCTGCGAAAAGCTAAACGCCATGGAAGGAAGGGCAACTTCGGCAGGGGTAGGAGCCTTTCCGAGGAGGAGTACAGTTACTACATGAGAGTGTTTGAACAACTCAATCAtctggagggagaagagaaaggttagTCCTGTCCTTACAATGTACTGGTTTTAGAGGTAAATTTGCATGTTGGGTGAAAGAAATGATAAATACAGTAGCTATTCTTGGTCAAGGGATTTTTTATAAGTTTCTTTTTGTGGAGTATTCTGAAAATTATCCCTCCATTTTTACATTTGAGTACAAGTAGCAGTGAGGTGTAAATGATTGAGGGAAGCAGCAGTCTAATATAGTCACTGCTTCCCTCTCTCAAAAGTTTATGTTGGATGGTGTCTGTGCAGTTCTGACCACCTCATAAACTGTTGGGAATTGAGATAATTAATAGTAATTAATTCTTATTTGCAGAAATTCTTATACGAAACTTCATGCGTGAGTTGGAGCAAAATGGTCAAGAGAGAAGCCTGGCAAGCAATCAGATAGTTTCTCGCATCTTGGACAGTGCTCTTCCCCATGCTGACATCACACAAGTCTTGGCAATGAGCCGCATCTTTGGTGAAGACCTCCGACCACTTTGTGTGGATCCCTACGCTTCTCATAATGTTCAAACGTTACTTACACTCTCACTCAAATATGTTCAGGTAAATTACACATTATTTTTGGCTTGTATGTGCAAAATTATATATGCTTATTTGATATATCCTGCAAATACAGCAAATTTTATTTCAACAaagttattcttttttccttaatttccagAAAGGTGCCGTACAAAAACgtcatgaagaaaatgaaaaagaagaggaaaaggaagttttAGTTCATGTTTCTGAGGAACAAAGACAAGAGTTCTCCACTTTCCTTGAGAAGGTTTGATTGtttatctttttgtgtgtgtggatgtttgTTTCCCTCCAATGTACTGCATAAGAAATATGTAAGCTCATGTTCATTCCTTTAAATTTTTATTGTTAACCCATTGATGTATTTTGTGCAGATTACTTCTGCAGCAAAATTAGTCCATAAGTCAGTGTTTTGTTAATGGACTCAGGctatcttgtttgtttatttcaggtCGTAAGATTTGTCTATAATAACCTAGAAGACTTTGTTAGTCACATGTATGCAAGTCATGTGGTGAGGTCAGCACTTGAAGTCTGCTCCGGGATTGAAGTTGATCGCTCTGTAAGAAGCAGCCAGCGTTCGCAGATGAGCCACGCACTCAACAGGGAAGACACCAAGACACTAACTGTTCCTCCTGAAATCAAACAGCTGTTACCAGACTTTGCAGTGAGATTTACAAGATTACCAAATCTCTTAGGTTTGTTTTCAGTATAGTTCTTTCTTTAGTCATTATTGAGGAAAGGAATATTTTAAAGCTGCCTCCTGTCCTCATGTAAAGTAATTTTGTTTGTGTGCATCTGAGAAAGCACTCATTTTTCTCCTTAACTAGTAGGTCTCGTATGACTGTAAGGTATATAATTTAAAAACTGAGCCTGGGACCTCATTGAAAATAGTGCCCCTTAGCCCCCCAAAAAAGTTAAATAACAAAACTGGACGAATACACTCCACAAACATTATTAAAGACTGCAATAAGTAGAACCAGAAGAAGAACAATACACTAAAAGCTCAGTTGGTTGAATCTGCATTATCCGAAGCTTGACATTATCTGTATGGGGACTCAGATCCACAGATCAATCACCGTATCTTCATAAGGTGTTTTCTTCCCTCCAGATGTTTTGAGTAGTGAGTGTGGCTCAGCAGTACTTCAGTGTCTGTTATCAGTACTGAAATGTGGTGAACAAGACCTCTGTAGAACTGTCGTAGCCCATCTCATAGAGCATGGGCTTCCAGGGATTGAGAACTGGTACAAAGAGAATAATGAGGACTTTGAAACACCTGACCTGCCTCCCTTGTTCCTTGATGGTCCGACTACACGCCTATTGGAGGTATGTAAATTTAAGCTGAAAATCAAAGTTAGAGAGCAGTTCTTATTCAGATATGATGGAAGCAATATGGAGTAATTGGGGTATCTTTTGTGTGATCTTTCAGGTTTTGTTGACGTGTTCCAGTAGTGAGCAGCAGAGACTTGTATTTGAACAATATTTTAAGGGTAAAATAAAGGTTCTTGTCCAACACGGAACAGCTAACTTTGCTGTTCAGCGACTTCTTTCATCCTGGGTTGACAAGGAAACGGTATGTTATTTGCCATTACAGTATTACTGTTAATTGGCAGCCCCAGTGTCTGTTACTTGAATACAATATCAAAGTGGTATGTAAAATAGTATACAAACATCATTTTTTTGCAAGGGCACTCCCATAAGTCGGCAGTTAGATTGAGTTGGTGAGGCGTCCGCCCCAATTATGCCACCTTAAAGATGTTTTGCTGTATATACTAATTatttattgatagatagatacaaagttGTACTCATATATGAATATGAATCTATATGCCCTTgcaactttctatttttttttttactcaaccATTTCAGTTTGAAGAAATATTTGAAGAGACAAGGGAAGCCTTGACTCCAGCATTAAGTACCCAGCACTATGGAGTTGTACATGCCCTCACCCTGGCTTGCCATAGACTGAACACCAAACAGGCTTCCTGCATGAaggtatatatttatttgctcTCTTCACTCACAAGAGCTTTGGTTAGTGGTAAAACTAAATATTGATATGCCCGCAACTGGTTGGTCTTGTCAGGAAGTCTTCTGGTGGACTGGCTGATCAAATGGTGCTTTAATGTTTTCCAGGCCTTGATGGATCTCATGGAGTGCAGCGAGCCAGGCAATAATTCACAGGAAATGTTTGCTTTACTCTTGCTTCGGATGGTCCCTTATTCAGAGTACCAGGCCAGGCAGGAGCAAGGCAAAGTCTCATCTGTCAACCTCCAAGGGGCTCTTGCCCTACAAGAGCTCTTGTCCTTCAGCAAACCAATCAAGGTAATCCACTGGTCACTAATTGTTTAGTGTAAAGTTTACCTGACTGATAAtaaatgtttattattatttcttatttctcatgATAATTCATATCTTTCATTatctgttattgatattttttttcatgccaGGACAACTTTTGTATCTAGCCTTCCATTCCATTCATCAATTCCATTGTAATTCAAGTTACCACTTCTTCCATCATCAGGTAGTGAATAGTCTGTTGGCAATAACTCCTGCAGA
The nucleotide sequence above comes from Eriocheir sinensis breed Jianghai 21 chromosome 17, ASM2467909v1, whole genome shotgun sequence. Encoded proteins:
- the LOC126999819 gene encoding nucleolar protein 9-like; translated protein: MSEGARRGKPKKKENFLRKAKRHGRKGNFGRGRSLSEEEYSYYMRVFEQLNHLEGEEKEILIRNFMRELEQNGQERSLASNQIVSRILDSALPHADITQVLAMSRIFGEDLRPLCVDPYASHNVQTLLTLSLKYVQKGAVQKRHEENEKEEEKEVLVHVSEEQRQEFSTFLEKVVRFVYNNLEDFVSHMYASHVVRSALEVCSGIEVDRSVRSSQRSQMSHALNREDTKTLTVPPEIKQLLPDFAVRFTRLPNLLDVLSSECGSAVLQCLLSVLKCGEQDLCRTVVAHLIEHGLPGIENWYKENNEDFETPDLPPLFLDGPTTRLLEVLLTCSSSEQQRLVFEQYFKGKIKVLVQHGTANFAVQRLLSSWVDKETFEEIFEETREALTPALSTQHYGVVHALTLACHRLNTKQASCMKALMDLMECSEPGNNSQEMFALLLLRMVPYSEYQARQEQGKVSSVNLQGALALQELLSFSKPIKVVNSLLAITPAELVVVGCDPRGSHVVDAFVNSTSISAKNKEKLIYRFKKCFTDMACSKHGSRVLESLWKVASIKAKTQICDELVTDEFKLKANPFGKIIFNKFQVGMFKRGDKSDWQELVDKIENKRKMFADLLNEGEEVSVVKEKKHKKAKTEKNSEDDIS